A window of the Thermoanaerobacter uzonensis DSM 18761 genome harbors these coding sequences:
- a CDS encoding thymidine kinase, whose translation MIYGSLDHGFIEVIVGPMFSGKSEELIRRIKRAQIAKQKVQVFKPAIDDRYSIDKVVSHNGTNINAISIVKASEIIELLEEDTEVIAIDEIQFFDHSIVDVVREIADLGKRVICAGLDMDFRGEPFGPTPDIMAIAESVDKLTAICVKCGNPATRTQRLINGKPAKYDDPIILVGAQETYEARCRKCHEVPRT comes from the coding sequence ATGATATACGGTTCTTTGGATCATGGCTTTATAGAGGTTATAGTTGGTCCTATGTTTAGCGGTAAAAGTGAAGAACTAATAAGAAGGATTAAAAGGGCACAGATTGCCAAACAAAAAGTACAAGTCTTTAAACCGGCTATTGACGATAGATATTCTATTGACAAAGTGGTATCTCACAATGGCACTAATATAAATGCTATTAGTATAGTAAAGGCTTCTGAAATAATTGAGCTTTTAGAAGAAGACACAGAGGTTATCGCAATTGATGAAATTCAGTTTTTTGACCATTCGATTGTGGATGTTGTAAGAGAAATTGCAGATCTAGGCAAAAGAGTCATTTGTGCTGGCTTAGATATGGACTTTAGGGGAGAACCTTTTGGCCCTACTCCTGATATAATGGCAATTGCGGAGTCTGTAGATAAACTGACGGCTATATGTGTGAAATGTGGCAATCCTGCTACTCGCACTCAAAGGCTTATCAATGGGAAACCTGCAAAATACGATGACCCAATCATTTTAGTAGGGGCCCAAGAAACCTATGAAGCAAGGTGCCGAAAATGCCATGAAGTTCCTCGTACATAG
- a CDS encoding DUF1385 domain-containing protein: MKKTDIGGQAVIEGVMMRGHNSVATAVRKGDEIIIKKEYVKPLTKRNKFFSLPFIRGTFALFDSLIIGIKSLTYSAELFEEEDEENISKFDSFLQKIFGDKLDDVLMYFSVAISLILSIIIFFIGPTYVADYIKLFTKNTVVINFVEGLLRVAIFILYLVLISQMKDIRRIFEYHGAEHKAIHCLEHEEDLTVENARKYTTLHPRCGTNFLFIVMIVSIIVFSFLKWPTLYIRILSRILLLPVVAGISYEIIKLAGRSDNKIITIFVYPGLLLQKLTTKEPDDSQLEVAIASLKSVLEDEGGQEFESI, from the coding sequence ATGAAGAAAACCGATATAGGTGGTCAAGCAGTAATTGAAGGAGTTATGATGAGAGGACACAATAGTGTAGCGACAGCTGTGCGTAAAGGAGATGAAATAATTATAAAGAAAGAGTATGTAAAACCCTTGACTAAAAGGAATAAATTTTTTTCATTGCCTTTTATAAGAGGTACTTTTGCTCTTTTTGATTCTCTTATCATAGGTATAAAAAGCCTTACTTATTCTGCAGAACTTTTTGAAGAAGAAGACGAAGAAAATATTTCAAAATTTGATTCATTTTTACAAAAAATTTTTGGAGATAAGTTAGATGATGTTTTGATGTATTTTTCTGTCGCAATATCTTTAATTTTATCGATTATCATATTTTTTATTGGGCCGACATATGTAGCCGATTATATCAAATTATTTACAAAAAATACTGTAGTTATAAATTTTGTCGAAGGATTGTTAAGAGTTGCTATTTTTATTTTGTATCTTGTATTAATATCACAGATGAAAGATATAAGAAGAATATTCGAATATCATGGGGCAGAGCATAAAGCTATTCATTGCCTTGAGCATGAAGAGGATTTGACAGTGGAAAATGCTCGCAAATATACTACTTTACATCCTCGATGTGGGACAAATTTCCTCTTCATAGTCATGATTGTCTCTATAATAGTTTTTTCTTTTTTAAAATGGCCTACTCTTTATATAAGGATACTTAGTAGAATTCTTTTGCTTCCCGTAGTTGCTGGTATATCTTATGAAATAATAAAATTAGCAGGGCGAAGTGACAATAAAATAATAACGATTTTTGTATATCCTGGTTTGCTATTACAAAAGCTTACCACAAAGGAACCTGATGACAGTCAATTAGAAGTTGCTATTGCATCACTAAAAAGTGTTTTGGAAGACGAGGGAGGACAGGAGTTTGAAAGTATATGA
- the prmC gene encoding peptide chain release factor N(5)-glutamine methyltransferase — MKVYEVINLGAKELQGIGENPKLEAELLLAYCLGVDRINLIIKREDEVEEGELAKFLGLLNMRKSHIPYQYLVKKQHFMGLEFFVDENVLIPRPETEILVEEVLKRVERGNVILDIGTGSGAIAVSISKYFADCTVYAVDISKKAIEVAKYNAEKQGVLDRIFFIESDLFRNLPPNLKFDFIVSNPPYIKRNEIELLQEEVKKEPIVALDGGEDGLFFYRKIIKEAPFYMKSGGKIGFEIGYGQKGEITNFLEKGGFKDIEIIKDLAGIDRVIIAKYKL; from the coding sequence TTGAAAGTATATGAGGTTATAAATTTGGGAGCAAAAGAACTTCAAGGCATTGGCGAAAATCCTAAACTTGAAGCGGAACTGCTCCTTGCTTACTGTTTAGGGGTAGATAGGATAAATCTAATAATTAAAAGAGAAGATGAAGTGGAGGAAGGGGAATTAGCAAAGTTTTTAGGACTTTTAAATATGAGAAAATCTCACATTCCTTATCAGTACCTTGTAAAAAAGCAGCATTTTATGGGACTAGAGTTTTTTGTAGATGAGAACGTGTTAATTCCTAGGCCAGAGACAGAGATTCTTGTAGAAGAAGTGTTAAAAAGGGTGGAAAGAGGAAATGTAATTTTGGATATAGGTACTGGTAGCGGTGCTATAGCTGTAAGCATATCTAAATATTTTGCAGATTGTACTGTGTACGCAGTTGACATCAGCAAAAAAGCTATTGAAGTTGCAAAGTACAATGCTGAAAAGCAAGGAGTTTTAGATAGGATATTCTTTATAGAAAGTGACCTCTTTCGTAATCTTCCGCCAAATTTAAAGTTTGACTTTATTGTGTCAAACCCTCCCTACATTAAAAGAAATGAAATTGAGCTACTGCAGGAAGAAGTGAAAAAAGAGCCTATTGTCGCGTTAGATGGAGGAGAAGACGGACTTTTCTTCTACAGAAAAATTATAAAAGAAGCTCCTTTTTATATGAAATCAGGCGGGAAAATTGGATTTGAAATAGGATATGGCCAAAAAGGAGAAATAACTAATTTTTTAGAAAAAGGTGGATTTAAGGATATAGAAATAATTAAAGATTTGGCGGGTATTGACAGAGTGATAATAGCGAAGTATAAGTTATAG
- the prfA gene encoding peptide chain release factor 1: MIDKLQAIEDRYVELSQKISDPNIISNVNEWRKYVKEHAAIEDIVLKYREYKKVLEDIEATKELLSSNDEELKEMAEEELSQLEEKKEKLLEEIKILLIPKDPNDEKNVIMEIRAGAGGEEAALFAHDLFRMYSMYAEKKGWKVEIMSSNETDIGGFKEVILNISGKGAYSRLKYESGVHRVQRVPTTEAGGRIHTSTATVAVLPEVEEVDIEINPNDIKIDVFRSGGHGGQSVNTTDSAVRVTHIPTGIVVTCQDERSQIQNRERALKILRAKLYEMALEEQQREIAETRKSQVGTGERSERIRTYNFPQGRVTDHRIGLTLYRLQEVLNGDLDEIIEALILNDQAEKLKNMNLN; the protein is encoded by the coding sequence ATGATTGATAAATTGCAAGCAATAGAAGATAGATACGTAGAATTAAGCCAAAAAATAAGTGACCCTAATATTATTTCAAATGTAAATGAATGGAGAAAGTATGTAAAAGAGCATGCGGCTATTGAAGATATTGTGCTAAAATACAGAGAATACAAAAAAGTTTTGGAAGATATAGAGGCTACAAAAGAGTTGTTGTCTTCAAATGATGAAGAGCTTAAAGAGATGGCAGAGGAAGAACTTTCTCAATTAGAAGAAAAAAAAGAAAAATTATTAGAGGAGATAAAAATTCTTTTAATACCAAAAGACCCAAATGATGAGAAAAACGTCATAATGGAGATTAGGGCAGGAGCAGGAGGAGAAGAGGCAGCTCTTTTTGCCCATGACCTTTTTAGAATGTATTCCATGTATGCAGAGAAAAAAGGTTGGAAAGTAGAAATAATGAGCTCCAATGAAACAGATATAGGAGGATTTAAAGAAGTAATTTTAAATATTTCTGGGAAAGGAGCTTACAGCAGGTTAAAATACGAAAGTGGCGTTCATAGGGTTCAAAGGGTTCCAACCACTGAAGCTGGAGGAAGAATACACACTTCTACCGCTACGGTGGCAGTTTTGCCTGAAGTCGAGGAAGTTGATATAGAGATAAATCCAAATGATATAAAGATAGATGTATTTAGGTCAGGGGGTCATGGAGGACAGAGTGTAAATACGACTGATTCCGCAGTCAGAGTTACCCATATTCCAACAGGAATTGTCGTAACTTGCCAAGATGAAAGGTCACAGATTCAAAATAGAGAAAGAGCTCTTAAAATTTTGCGAGCAAAGCTTTATGAAATGGCTCTAGAAGAACAACAAAGAGAAATTGCTGAGACACGGAAATCCCAAGTAGGTACTGGGGAAAGAAGCGAGAGGATAAGAACTTACAATTTTCCACAAGGTAGAGTCACTGACCACAGAATAGGTTTAACTTTATATAGATTACAGGAAGTTCTTAATGGGGACTTGGATGAAATTATAGAGGCTTTAATTTTAAATGACCAGGCGGAAAAACTCAAGAATATGAATCTAAATTAA
- a CDS encoding ZIP family metal transporter codes for MYVFNAMIIGSLVGIIGTGMGGAATYFLKKPSNRFFSGIMGTAAGLMLSIVVFDLLPHAFDIAGLTLGTVGILIGALLISFFDMMIENMDITGGFIKEGVLLGIAIALHNFPEGLAVGSGFMVSQSLGINIALVIALHDFPEGLAMATPFSAGGIPPYKNVIYTVLAGIPTGIGALIGVLTGGISPYFIGLNLGIAGGAMLYVTCGDVIPEARNIYKGKISILGMILGFIGGIIITKYL; via the coding sequence ATGTATGTCTTCAATGCGATGATAATAGGCTCTTTGGTCGGAATAATCGGTACGGGAATGGGAGGAGCTGCGACTTATTTTTTAAAAAAACCTTCTAATAGATTTTTTAGTGGAATTATGGGCACTGCTGCAGGTTTAATGCTTTCTATTGTTGTTTTTGACCTTTTGCCTCACGCTTTTGATATAGCAGGTCTTACATTGGGGACAGTTGGGATATTAATAGGAGCTCTTTTGATTTCTTTTTTTGACATGATGATAGAAAATATGGATATTACTGGAGGATTCATAAAAGAAGGTGTATTATTAGGAATTGCAATTGCTTTACATAATTTTCCTGAAGGACTTGCGGTGGGCTCTGGCTTTATGGTATCTCAGTCATTAGGTATTAACATCGCGTTGGTTATTGCTTTGCACGATTTTCCTGAGGGTTTAGCAATGGCAACGCCATTTTCTGCAGGCGGCATACCTCCTTACAAAAATGTAATATACACCGTATTAGCTGGGATTCCTACAGGAATAGGGGCTTTAATTGGAGTTTTGACGGGTGGTATATCCCCTTATTTTATTGGATTAAATTTGGGTATAGCAGGAGGAGCAATGCTTTATGTAACCTGTGGCGATGTAATTCCTGAGGCCAGAAATATTTACAAAGGGAAAATTTCTATTTTGGGGATGATATTAGGTTTTATAGGTGGTATAATAATAACAAAGTATTTGTAA
- a CDS encoding L-threonylcarbamoyladenylate synthase — MTKIVRINKNNPEIDLIDFAAKVIKGGGLVAFPTETVYGIGANSFNEEAVKKIFIAKGRPQDNPLIVHIAELEQIYDLVEEVPQKAKTLMKRFWPGPLTLIFKKSEKVPYVNTAGMDTVAIRMPSNPIAHLLIKRAEVPISAPSANVSGKPSPTDASHVIEDLYGKVDVIIDGGKCDVGVESTVLDLTEKVPVILRPGAVTLEMLKEVIGNVEMDPSLLKKPKEDLKPKSPGMKYKHYSPNAEVYIVKGDLEKVVKKIQELTEEQLKYGKKVGIMATVQTSTQYEKGEIIVVGDRNRPETIAKNLFAVLRQFDKKGVDVIFAENFEYDNIGLAIMNRLEKAAGYKEISAEGELP, encoded by the coding sequence ATGACAAAAATAGTACGCATTAATAAAAATAATCCAGAAATTGATCTTATTGATTTTGCAGCAAAAGTGATAAAAGGAGGAGGACTTGTAGCTTTTCCTACAGAGACAGTTTATGGAATTGGAGCTAATTCTTTTAATGAAGAGGCTGTAAAAAAGATATTCATAGCAAAGGGAAGGCCTCAAGATAACCCTCTTATTGTTCATATCGCAGAACTAGAGCAGATTTATGACCTTGTGGAAGAAGTACCTCAAAAGGCTAAAACTCTTATGAAGAGATTTTGGCCAGGCCCTTTAACACTTATTTTTAAAAAATCAGAAAAAGTACCCTATGTTAATACGGCTGGCATGGATACTGTAGCTATAAGGATGCCTTCAAATCCGATTGCTCATCTTTTAATCAAAAGGGCAGAAGTACCTATATCTGCTCCCAGCGCTAATGTTTCAGGTAAGCCTAGTCCTACTGATGCTTCTCACGTTATTGAAGATTTGTATGGAAAAGTAGATGTAATAATAGATGGAGGAAAATGTGATGTTGGCGTAGAATCTACTGTTTTGGATTTGACAGAAAAGGTGCCGGTCATTTTAAGACCGGGAGCAGTTACTTTGGAGATGCTTAAAGAAGTGATAGGAAATGTTGAAATGGATCCTTCACTTTTAAAAAAGCCAAAGGAAGATTTAAAGCCTAAGTCTCCTGGCATGAAGTACAAGCATTATTCTCCTAACGCGGAGGTTTATATAGTAAAAGGAGACCTTGAGAAAGTTGTAAAAAAAATTCAAGAATTGACAGAAGAACAATTGAAATATGGTAAAAAAGTTGGTATAATGGCAACGGTACAAACTTCGACACAATATGAAAAAGGAGAAATTATTGTCGTAGGGGATAGAAATAGACCAGAGACGATAGCGAAGAATCTTTTTGCAGTCTTACGACAATTTGACAAAAAGGGAGTAGATGTCATTTTTGCTGAAAATTTTGAATATGACAATATTGGACTTGCTATTATGAACAGATTGGAAAAAGCTGCCGGTTATAAAGAAATAAGTGCTGAAGGAGAATTGCCATGA
- the rpiB gene encoding ribose 5-phosphate isomerase B, translating to MIALGADHGGYELKEAIKKYLDERGIAYKDFGTFSTESVDYPDYALKVAEAVASHECSEGILVCGTGIGMSIAANKVPGIRAAHAEDVFSAKAAKEHNNANILCLGGRITGPGLAVMMVEEWLNATFQGGRHQKRIDKIAEIEKKYSK from the coding sequence ATGATTGCATTAGGAGCTGACCATGGTGGCTACGAACTTAAAGAAGCTATAAAAAAATATTTAGATGAAAGAGGAATAGCCTATAAAGATTTTGGAACTTTTAGTACTGAATCTGTTGATTATCCAGATTATGCCCTCAAAGTAGCGGAGGCTGTTGCATCTCATGAGTGCAGTGAGGGAATTTTAGTCTGTGGGACAGGCATTGGTATGTCGATAGCAGCAAATAAAGTACCAGGAATTAGAGCTGCTCATGCAGAAGATGTTTTTTCAGCAAAAGCCGCTAAGGAACACAACAATGCTAATATTTTGTGCTTGGGAGGACGCATTACAGGACCAGGACTTGCTGTGATGATGGTGGAAGAATGGTTAAATGCAACTTTCCAAGGAGGACGTCATCAGAAAAGGATTGATAAAATAGCGGAAATTGAGAAAAAGTATAGCAAATGA
- the upp gene encoding uracil phosphoribosyltransferase, which translates to MYKNVFVIDHPLIQHKISLIRDENTGSKEFRELVEEIAMLMAYEVTRDLPLEEIEVKTPVAVAKTKVIAGKKLGIIPILRAGLGMVDGMLKLIPAAKVGHIGIYRNPETLKPVEYYCKLPSDIAERDLIVVDPMLATGGSACAAIHYLKERGAQNIKLVNLIAAPEGIEAVHRDHPEVPIYVASIDQGLNEHGYIVPGLGDAGDRLFGTK; encoded by the coding sequence ATGTATAAAAATGTATTTGTCATTGACCATCCGCTTATTCAGCATAAAATAAGCCTAATACGTGATGAAAATACAGGTTCTAAAGAATTTAGAGAATTAGTAGAAGAAATTGCTATGCTTATGGCATATGAGGTAACAAGAGATTTGCCTCTTGAAGAGATAGAGGTAAAAACTCCAGTGGCAGTGGCAAAGACAAAAGTGATTGCAGGGAAAAAATTAGGAATAATCCCTATATTAAGGGCAGGACTTGGCATGGTGGATGGAATGTTAAAACTCATTCCAGCTGCTAAAGTAGGACATATAGGAATTTACAGGAACCCTGAAACTTTAAAACCTGTAGAATATTACTGTAAACTGCCTTCCGACATAGCAGAAAGAGACCTCATTGTGGTAGATCCAATGCTTGCAACAGGAGGTTCTGCTTGTGCTGCTATACATTATCTCAAAGAAAGAGGCGCACAAAATATAAAATTGGTGAATTTAATAGCTGCTCCAGAAGGGATTGAGGCAGTTCACAGAGACCATCCAGAGGTTCCAATTTACGTAGCCAGCATAGACCAAGGTTTAAATGAACATGGTTATATCGTACCGGGTTTGGGAGATGCAGGAGATAGACTTTTCGGCACAAAGTGA